Sequence from the Borrelia parkeri genome:
GATTTATCTTCTTGTGTAACTGTAGCAAGAGCATCACTTATTGTCTTTAAACCAGTATCAACAGTATTTCTTATTGCTATTATTAGAGTACTTAAAGTCTTACCAACAGCACTAGCAGCTGCCCCATTTACTGCATGAGCCGATTTCTCTTCATTATTCTTAGCAGTAAATTTACCATCTTTAGCCATTGCCCGCAATGCTATTCCTGCTGCAATAACTGCATCTTTCTTTGCTGATTCATCTTTAATTTCTTTCTTATCATCAGTTTGCTTAGCAGCAGCAATACTTGCAGCGTCCTTTGCTTCTTCAATATTTTTGTTATTATCAGCAATCTCTCCAGATTTAGCAATAGCTTGCAATATATCAACACCACTTACAGCCCCTATTGATGCATTTGCTGCAGCAGCTTCTGACTCTTGAGCTCTATCATCATCTTTTTTTGCAAAAAGTTTACCAATTGATTTTTTCTCTGTATCTCCAGTCTTAGTAGCCCCTGCATCTCCTTCACCCTTTTTTAGAACCACTCCTACTATTTCACCAATTCCTATAACAAGAGCATTGACACTTGTAGCATCTGCTGCTACAGCATCTTGATTGTGTACAGCATTCCCAATAGCAGCATCAGTTGTAGCCCCACTAGCAGCTTTCTTAGCTCCTTCTGCAATTTTATCTAATGTGTTAGTGATAAACGTATCAACAACAGATTTAATTTTTGAGTAATTACCATTAGTAGCAACTTCCTCTTGTAACTTCTTTTTAACTGTGTTC
This genomic interval carries:
- a CDS encoding variable large family protein: MMKRITFCALLMTLFLLLSCGSGSAKVEDPKTIFLTSIANLGKGFLDVFTSLSDMITGAFGIKADTKKSDIGKYFTSIETTMNTVKKKLQEEVATNGNYSKIKSVVDTFITNTLDKIAEGAKKAASGATTDAAIGNAVHNQDAVAADATSVNALVIGIGEIVGVVLKKGEGDAGATKTGDTEKKSIGKLFAKKDDDRAQESEAAAANASIGAVSGVDILQAIAKSGEIADNNKNIEEAKDAASIAAAKQTDDKKEIKDESAKKDAVIAAGIALRAMAKDGKFTAKNNEEKSAHAVNGAAASAVGKTLSTLIIAIRNTVDTGLKTISDALATVTQEDKSAEATTPADTTASGQQ